One stretch of Streptomyces sp. A2-16 DNA includes these proteins:
- the prmC gene encoding peptide chain release factor N(5)-glutamine methyltransferase → MLLAEVAQATQRLADAGVPSPRNDAEELAAFVHGVKRGELHSVKDADFDARYWETIARREQREPLQHITGLAYFRYLELQVGPGVFVPRPETESVVGWAIDAVRAMDVVEPRIVDLCTGSGAIALALAQEVPRSRVHAVELSEEALRWTRKNVEGSRVDLRQGNALDAFPELDGHVDLVISNPPYIPLTEWEYVAPEARDYDPELALFSGEDGLDLIRGLERTAHRLLRPGGVVVIEHADTQGGQVPWIFTEERGWADAADHPDLNNRPRFATARRAMP, encoded by the coding sequence CTGCTGCTCGCAGAGGTGGCCCAGGCCACCCAGCGGCTGGCCGACGCCGGCGTGCCCTCGCCGCGCAACGACGCGGAGGAGCTCGCCGCGTTCGTGCACGGCGTGAAGCGGGGCGAGCTGCACTCCGTGAAGGACGCGGACTTCGACGCCCGCTACTGGGAGACCATCGCGCGCCGTGAGCAGCGCGAGCCGCTCCAGCACATCACCGGCCTCGCCTACTTCCGCTACCTCGAACTCCAGGTGGGCCCCGGGGTGTTCGTGCCCCGGCCCGAGACCGAGTCCGTGGTCGGCTGGGCCATAGACGCCGTGCGCGCGATGGACGTCGTCGAGCCCCGCATCGTCGACCTGTGCACCGGCTCCGGCGCCATCGCGCTCGCCCTCGCCCAGGAGGTCCCGCGCTCCCGCGTGCACGCCGTGGAGCTGTCCGAGGAAGCCCTCCGGTGGACCCGCAAGAACGTCGAGGGCTCCCGGGTCGACCTGCGCCAGGGCAACGCCCTGGACGCCTTCCCCGAGCTCGACGGCCATGTCGACCTGGTCATCTCCAACCCGCCCTACATCCCGCTCACCGAGTGGGAGTACGTCGCTCCCGAAGCGCGGGACTACGATCCCGAACTCGCCCTGTTCTCCGGCGAGGACGGCCTCGACCTCATCCGCGGTCTGGAACGCACCGCACACCGGCTCCTGCGCCCCGGCGGCGTCGTCGTGATCGAGCACGCCGACACCCAGGGCGGCCAGGTGCCGTGGATCTTCACCGAGGAGCGGGGCTGGGCCGACGCGGCCGACCACCCCGACCTCAACAACCGCCCCAGGTTCGCGACGGCCCGCAGGGCGATGCCGTGA
- a CDS encoding L-threonylcarbamoyladenylate synthase: MARRYDTNDATDRTTGLREAASAVRRGELVVLPTDTVYGIGADAFSSEAVSDLLEAKGRGRNMPTPVLIGSPNTLHGLVTDFSELAWELVDAFWPGALTLVAKHQPSLQWDLGDTRGTVAVRMPLHPVAIELLTEVGPMAVSSANLTGHPSPEDCDAAQEMLGDSVSVYLDGGPTPGNVPSSIVDVTREVPLLLRAGAISAEELRKVVPDLEVAN; this comes from the coding sequence ATGGCACGGCGATACGACACCAACGACGCGACCGACCGCACGACCGGTCTGCGCGAAGCCGCGTCCGCCGTCCGCCGTGGCGAGCTCGTGGTCCTCCCGACCGACACGGTGTACGGCATCGGCGCCGACGCGTTCTCCTCCGAGGCCGTCTCCGACCTCCTGGAGGCCAAGGGCCGCGGCCGCAACATGCCGACCCCCGTGCTGATCGGCTCCCCGAACACCCTCCACGGTCTCGTCACCGACTTCTCCGAGCTGGCCTGGGAGCTCGTCGACGCCTTCTGGCCGGGAGCGCTCACGCTCGTCGCCAAGCACCAGCCGTCCCTGCAGTGGGACCTGGGGGACACGAGGGGCACGGTGGCCGTCCGGATGCCGCTGCACCCCGTCGCCATCGAGCTGCTGACCGAGGTCGGTCCCATGGCGGTGTCCTCCGCCAACCTGACCGGTCACCCGTCGCCGGAGGACTGCGACGCCGCGCAGGAGATGCTCGGCGACTCGGTCTCCGTCTACCTCGACGGCGGGCCCACCCCGGGCAACGTCCCCTCCTCGATCGTCGACGTCACCCGCGAGGTGCCCCTGCTGCTGCGCGCGGGCGCGATCTCCGCGGAAGAGCTCAGGAAGGTCGTACCCGACCTCGAGGTGGCGAATTGA
- a CDS encoding protein-tyrosine-phosphatase, whose product MTAPDAGRGIWDGEETRTFTGLPRDSFRILHVSTGNVCRSPITERLTRHALADRLGDPLWGGLVVESAGTWGHEGAPMEANAETVLAEFGADPTGFMGRELLDEHVIMADLVLTATRDHRQQVISMGHSAGLRTFTLKEFTRLVKAIDPATLPPLEEGLVIRARALVRAAAALRGWLLAPTAEADEVFDPYGAPLTFFRSIGDEINEALDPVVTALTGVPARA is encoded by the coding sequence TTGACGGCCCCTGACGCGGGGCGTGGCATATGGGACGGGGAAGAGACGCGGACCTTCACAGGGCTCCCGCGCGACAGCTTCCGCATCCTCCACGTCAGCACCGGCAACGTGTGCCGCTCGCCGATCACCGAGCGGCTGACCCGGCATGCCCTGGCGGACCGGCTCGGCGACCCGCTGTGGGGCGGGCTCGTCGTGGAGAGCGCGGGGACCTGGGGCCATGAGGGCGCGCCCATGGAGGCCAACGCGGAGACCGTCCTTGCCGAGTTCGGCGCGGACCCCACCGGCTTCATGGGACGGGAGCTGCTGGACGAACACGTGATCATGGCGGACCTGGTCCTGACCGCCACCCGCGACCACCGCCAGCAGGTGATCTCCATGGGCCACTCGGCGGGCCTGCGCACCTTCACCCTGAAGGAGTTCACCCGCCTGGTGAAGGCGATAGACCCGGCGACCCTGCCGCCCCTGGAGGAGGGCCTGGTCATCCGCGCCAGGGCCCTGGTCCGCGCGGCAGCGGCTCTACGCGGGTGGCTCCTGGCCCCCACCGCCGAGGCCGACGAGGTCTTCGACCCCTACGGCGCCCCCCTGACCTTCTTCCGCTCGATCGGGGACGAGATAAACGAGGCGCTGGATCCGGTGGTCACCGCTCTCACGGGTGTACCTGCAAGGGCGTAA
- the glyA gene encoding serine hydroxymethyltransferase — MSVIHAPQTADVLARQDPELAEILLAELDRQSTSLQLVAAENFTSPAVLAALGSPLANKYAEGYPGARHHGGCEIVDVAERLAVDRAKSLFGAEHANVQSHSGSSAVLAAYAALLRPGDTVLALGLPYGGHLTHGSPANFSGRWFDFVGYGVDAETGLIDHDQVRTLALNHRPKAIVCGSIAYPRHIDYAFFREVADEVGAYLIADAAHPIGLVAGGAAPSPVPYADVVCATTHKVLRGPRGGMLLCGSELAERVDRAVFPFTQGGAQMHTIAAKAVAFGEAATPAFAVYAHQVVANARVLAAGLAGQGLVVTTGGTDTHLVTADPAPLGVDGRTARGRLAAAGIVLDCCALPHADSRGLRLGTAAVTTQGMGEPEMVRIAALLAGVVRGEVESARAREEVRDLLGGFPPYPA; from the coding sequence ATGTCGGTCATCCATGCGCCCCAGACCGCCGATGTCCTCGCGCGGCAGGACCCCGAGCTGGCCGAGATCCTGCTCGCGGAGCTCGACCGCCAGTCGACCTCGCTCCAGTTGGTCGCCGCCGAGAACTTCACCTCGCCCGCCGTACTGGCCGCGCTCGGCTCGCCGCTGGCCAACAAGTACGCCGAGGGCTATCCCGGCGCCCGGCACCACGGCGGCTGCGAGATCGTCGACGTCGCCGAGCGGCTCGCGGTGGACCGGGCGAAGTCCCTGTTCGGCGCCGAACACGCCAACGTGCAGTCCCACTCCGGCTCCTCGGCGGTCCTCGCCGCCTACGCCGCCCTGCTGCGCCCCGGCGACACCGTCCTCGCCCTCGGCCTGCCCTACGGCGGCCACCTCACCCACGGCTCGCCCGCCAACTTCTCCGGCCGCTGGTTCGACTTCGTCGGCTACGGCGTCGACGCCGAGACCGGGCTCATCGACCACGACCAGGTGCGCACACTGGCCCTGAACCACCGGCCGAAGGCCATCGTGTGCGGTTCCATCGCCTATCCCCGGCACATCGACTACGCCTTCTTCCGCGAGGTCGCCGACGAGGTGGGCGCGTACTTGATCGCCGACGCCGCCCACCCGATCGGGCTCGTCGCCGGGGGAGCGGCGCCCAGTCCGGTGCCGTACGCCGATGTCGTCTGCGCCACCACGCACAAGGTGCTGCGCGGTCCCCGCGGCGGAATGCTCCTCTGCGGGAGCGAACTGGCCGAGCGGGTCGACCGGGCCGTCTTCCCGTTCACCCAGGGCGGCGCCCAGATGCACACCATCGCCGCGAAGGCGGTCGCGTTCGGCGAGGCGGCAACACCGGCCTTCGCCGTGTACGCCCATCAGGTGGTCGCCAACGCGCGGGTTCTCGCGGCCGGGCTGGCCGGCCAGGGGCTCGTCGTCACCACAGGCGGGACCGACACCCACCTCGTGACGGCCGATCCGGCGCCGCTCGGCGTCGACGGACGGACGGCCCGGGGACGGCTCGCGGCCGCCGGGATCGTGCTCGACTGCTGTGCGCTGCCTCACGCCGACAGCCGCGGACTGCGCCTCGGGACGGCCGCCGTCACCACCCAGGGCATGGGCGAGCCGGAGATGGTGAGGATCGCCGCCCTGCTCGCGGGGGTCGTGCGCGGCGAGGTCGAGAGCGCCCGGGCACGTGAAGAAGTGCGGGATCTGCTCGGCGGATTTCCGCCGTATCCGGCCTGA
- a CDS encoding MraY family glycosyltransferase: MREYLLTLCITAAVTYLLTGPVRKFAIVAGAMPEIRARDVHREPTPRLGGIAMFFGLCAGLLVADHLTNLSEVFEKSNEPRALLSGAALIWLIGVLDDKFEIDALIKLGGQMIAAGVMVMQGLTILWLPIPSVGSVALTQWQGTLLTVALVVITINAVNFVDGLDGLAAGMVCIAAAAFFLYAYRIWYSYGIEAAAPATLFSAILMGMCLGFLPHNMHPARIFMGDSGSMLIGLVLAAGAISITGQIDPDALKLFAGSEKAAVHQTVPVYIPLLLPLTIIAVPAADLISAIVRRTWRGQSPFAADRGHLHHRLLEIGHSHSRAVWIMYFWSALIAFGSLAYSVNSASMWIVLGVVFLSAIGLVLLLLPRFTPRAPMWAQHIVPPRYRRRRPVAAEPVEVEQRTPVGVGVAGVNGATALSARSHVPERRKAETSR; encoded by the coding sequence GTGCGTGAATACCTGCTGACGCTCTGCATCACGGCCGCGGTGACGTATCTGCTGACAGGGCCGGTACGGAAGTTCGCGATCGTGGCCGGAGCGATGCCGGAGATCAGGGCCCGTGACGTGCACCGGGAACCGACTCCGCGGCTCGGCGGTATCGCCATGTTCTTCGGACTGTGCGCGGGCCTGCTGGTCGCCGACCACCTGACCAACCTCAGCGAGGTCTTCGAGAAGTCGAACGAACCGCGCGCCCTGCTCTCCGGAGCGGCGCTGATCTGGCTGATCGGCGTCCTGGACGACAAGTTCGAGATCGACGCCCTGATCAAGCTGGGCGGCCAGATGATCGCCGCGGGCGTGATGGTCATGCAGGGTCTGACGATCCTGTGGCTGCCCATCCCCAGCGTCGGCTCGGTCGCGCTGACCCAGTGGCAGGGCACCCTGCTGACGGTCGCGCTCGTCGTCATCACCATCAACGCGGTGAACTTCGTCGACGGCCTCGACGGCCTCGCGGCCGGCATGGTCTGCATCGCGGCGGCGGCGTTCTTCCTGTACGCCTACCGGATCTGGTACTCGTACGGCATCGAGGCGGCCGCCCCGGCCACGCTGTTCTCGGCGATCCTGATGGGCATGTGCCTGGGCTTCCTGCCGCACAACATGCACCCCGCGCGGATCTTCATGGGCGACTCGGGATCGATGCTCATCGGCCTGGTGCTGGCCGCGGGCGCGATCTCCATCACCGGGCAGATCGACCCGGACGCGCTGAAGCTGTTCGCCGGGTCGGAGAAGGCGGCCGTGCACCAGACGGTCCCCGTCTACATCCCGCTGCTGCTGCCGCTGACCATCATCGCGGTGCCGGCCGCCGACCTGATCTCGGCGATCGTGCGCCGCACCTGGCGCGGTCAGTCGCCGTTCGCCGCCGACCGCGGGCATCTGCACCACCGGCTCCTGGAGATCGGGCACTCGCACAGCCGGGCCGTGTGGATCATGTACTTCTGGTCGGCGCTGATCGCGTTCGGCTCGCTCGCCTACTCGGTGAACTCCGCGTCCATGTGGATCGTGCTCGGTGTGGTGTTCCTCAGCGCGATCGGGCTCGTCCTGCTGCTCCTGCCGCGCTTCACCCCGCGTGCCCCCATGTGGGCCCAGCACATCGTGCCGCCGCGCTACCGCCGTCGCCGTCCCGTGGCCGCGGAGCCCGTGGAGGTGGAACAGCGCACCCCGGTCGGCGTGGGGGTGGCGGGTGTCAACGGCGCGACCGCGCTGAGCGCCCGTTCGCACGTCCCGGAGAGGCGTAAGGCGGAGACCTCGCGCTGA
- the atpB gene encoding F0F1 ATP synthase subunit A has protein sequence MSADPTQTLAFDTSCHLFDGCGFPAPGLHSFMFEPLWGDADGNGLYFNKPMLLALLGSVIIVGFFWAAFARPKVVPGKLQMIAEAGYDFVRRGVVYETIGKKEGEKYVPLAVSLFFFIWMLNLWSIVPVASFPVTSIIAYPAILAAIVYVTWVSLTFKRHGFVGAFKNFTGYDKSLGAVLPLSMTIELASNLLVRPFTHAVRLFANMFAGHTLLLLFTIASWYMLNGIGIAYSAVSFVMVIVMTAFELFIQAVQAYVFVLLTCTFIQGALAEHH, from the coding sequence GTGAGTGCTGACCCGACGCAGACGCTCGCTTTCGACACGAGCTGTCACCTGTTCGACGGGTGTGGCTTCCCGGCTCCGGGCCTGCACTCGTTCATGTTCGAGCCCCTGTGGGGCGACGCGGACGGCAACGGCCTCTACTTCAACAAGCCGATGCTGCTCGCCCTGCTCGGCTCCGTCATCATCGTGGGCTTCTTCTGGGCCGCCTTCGCTCGCCCGAAGGTCGTCCCCGGCAAGCTCCAGATGATCGCCGAGGCCGGCTACGACTTCGTCCGCCGCGGCGTCGTCTACGAGACGATCGGCAAGAAGGAGGGCGAGAAGTACGTACCGCTCGCCGTCTCGCTGTTCTTCTTCATCTGGATGCTGAACCTGTGGTCGATCGTCCCGGTCGCCTCCTTCCCGGTGACGTCGATCATCGCCTACCCGGCGATCCTGGCCGCGATCGTGTACGTCACCTGGGTCTCGCTGACCTTCAAGCGGCACGGTTTCGTCGGCGCCTTCAAGAACTTCACCGGCTACGACAAGTCGCTGGGCGCGGTGCTCCCGCTGTCGATGACGATCGAGCTCGCCTCGAACCTGCTGGTGCGTCCGTTCACGCACGCGGTGCGACTGTTCGCGAACATGTTCGCCGGTCACACCCTGCTGCTGCTCTTCACGATCGCCAGCTGGTACATGCTGAACGGCATCGGCATCGCCTACTCCGCCGTCTCGTTCGTGATGGTCATCGTGATGACGGCCTTCGAGCTCTTCATCCAGGCGGTTCAGGCGTATGTGTTCGTCCTCCTGACCTGCACCTTCATCCAGGGCGCGCTCGCCGAGCACCACTGA
- a CDS encoding ATP synthase subunit C, whose translation MSALQTLAAVEGNLGSIGYGLAAIGPGVGVGIIFGNGTQALARQPEAAGLIRGNQILGFAFCEALALIGLVMPFVY comes from the coding sequence ATGTCCGCTCTCCAGACCCTCGCTGCGGTCGAAGGCAACCTCGGCTCCATCGGTTACGGCCTCGCCGCGATCGGCCCGGGCGTCGGCGTCGGCATCATCTTCGGCAACGGCACCCAGGCCCTCGCCCGCCAGCCCGAGGCGGCCGGCCTCATCCGCGGTAACCAGATCCTCGGCTTCGCGTTCTGTGAGGCGCTGGCCCTCATCGGCCTCGTCATGCCGTTCGTCTACTAA
- a CDS encoding F0F1 ATP synthase subunit B, whose protein sequence is MNHALVQLAAEAEKENPLIPPWPELVIGLIAFVIVFGFLAKKLLPTINKVLEERREAIEGGIEKAEAAQTEAQSVLEQYKAQLAEARHEAARLRQEAQEQGATLIAEMRAEGQRQREEIVAAGHAQIEADRKAAASALRQDVGKLATDLAGKLVGESLEDHARQSRVIDRFLEDLEEKAEAAR, encoded by the coding sequence GTGAACCACGCACTGGTTCAGCTGGCGGCCGAGGCGGAGAAGGAGAATCCCCTCATTCCGCCGTGGCCGGAGCTCGTCATCGGCCTGATCGCCTTCGTCATCGTCTTCGGCTTCCTCGCCAAGAAGCTCCTCCCGACCATCAACAAGGTTCTGGAAGAGCGTCGCGAGGCCATCGAGGGCGGTATCGAGAAGGCCGAGGCCGCGCAGACCGAGGCCCAGAGCGTCCTTGAGCAGTACAAGGCACAGCTCGCCGAGGCCCGCCACGAGGCCGCGCGTCTGCGCCAGGAGGCGCAGGAGCAGGGCGCCACGCTCATCGCCGAGATGCGCGCGGAAGGCCAGCGGCAGCGCGAGGAGATCGTCGCCGCCGGTCACGCGCAGATCGAGGCCGACCGCAAGGCCGCCGCGTCCGCGCTGCGCCAGGACGTCGGCAAGCTCGCCACCGACCTGGCAGGCAAGCTCGTCGGCGAGTCCCTCGAGGACCACGCCCGGCAGAGCCGCGTGATCGACCGCTTCCTCGAGGACCTCGAGGAGAAGGCCGAGGCGGCTCGATGA
- a CDS encoding F0F1 ATP synthase subunit delta, which produces MNGASREALAAARERLDALTDNTSVDAGSLADELAAVTALLDREVSLRRVLTDPAQPGEAKAELAQRLIGTQVGGAAADLVSGMVRSRWSQSRDLVDALEQLADLADLTAAQRRGKLDNVEDELFRFGRIVASSTELRAALTNRAASASAKGELLRSLLGGRADAVTERLVTRLVAAPRGRSLESGLESLSKLAAERRDRMVAVVTSAVPLSDRQKQRLGDALAKLYGRQMHLNLDVDPEVLGGIRVQVGDEVINGSIADRIEDAGRRVAG; this is translated from the coding sequence ATGAACGGAGCGAGCCGCGAGGCCCTGGCAGCCGCACGTGAGCGTCTCGACGCGCTGACGGACAACACGTCCGTGGACGCCGGCTCGCTCGCCGACGAGCTGGCCGCCGTCACCGCGCTGCTCGACCGCGAGGTGTCGCTGCGTCGGGTCCTCACCGACCCGGCGCAGCCCGGCGAGGCAAAGGCCGAACTGGCCCAGCGCCTGATCGGCACGCAGGTCGGCGGCGCCGCCGCGGACCTGGTGTCCGGCATGGTGCGCTCCCGCTGGTCGCAGTCGCGCGACCTGGTGGACGCCCTGGAGCAGCTGGCCGACCTCGCCGACCTCACCGCCGCGCAGCGGCGGGGCAAGCTCGACAACGTCGAGGACGAGCTGTTCCGGTTCGGCCGGATCGTCGCCTCGAGCACCGAGCTGCGCGCCGCGCTGACCAACCGGGCCGCGTCGGCCTCGGCCAAGGGCGAGCTGCTTCGCAGCCTGCTCGGCGGCCGCGCCGACGCCGTGACCGAGCGTCTGGTGACGCGCCTTGTGGCCGCGCCCCGGGGACGTAGCCTGGAGTCGGGACTGGAGTCCCTGTCCAAGCTCGCCGCCGAGCGCCGTGACCGCATGGTGGCCGTCGTCACCTCGGCGGTTCCGCTGAGCGACCGGCAGAAGCAGCGTCTGGGCGATGCCCTGGCGAAGCTCTACGGCCGTCAGATGCACCTCAACCTCGACGTGGACCCCGAGGTCCTCGGCGGGATCCGGGTGCAGGTCGGCGACGAGGTCATCAACGGCTCGATCGCGGACCGCATCGAGGACGCCGGCCGCCGCGTGGCGGGCTAG
- the atpA gene encoding F0F1 ATP synthase subunit alpha → MAELTIRPEEIRDALENFVQSYKPDAASREEVGTVTLAGDGIAKVEGLPSAMANELLKFEDGTLGLALNLEEREIGAIVLGEFSGIEEGQPVSRTGEVLSVAVGEGYLGRVVDPLGNPIDGLGEIETSGRRALELQAPGVMARKSVHEPMETGYKAVDAMTPIGRGQRQLIIGDRQTGKTALAVDTIINQRDNWRSGDPKKQVRCVYVAIGQKGSTIASVRGALEEAGALEYTTIVAAPASDPAGFKYLAPYTGSAIGQQWMYEGKHVLIIFDDLSKQADAYRAVSLLLRRPPGREAYPGDVFYLHSRLLERCAKLSDDMGAGSMTGLPIVETKANDVSAFIPTNVISITDGQCFLESDLFNAGQRPALNVGISVSRVGGSAQHKAMKQVSGRLRVDLAQFRELEAFAAFGSDLDAASKAQLERGQRMVELLKQAQYQPMATEDQVVSVWAGTTGKMDDVPVNDIRRFEKELLEYLHRKEQGLMTSIKEGGKMSDDTLTAVADAIADFKKQFETSDGKLLGEDAPAAAK, encoded by the coding sequence ATGGCGGAGCTCACGATCCGGCCGGAGGAGATCCGGGACGCGCTGGAGAACTTCGTCCAGTCGTACAAGCCGGACGCGGCCTCGCGCGAGGAGGTCGGTACGGTCACCCTTGCCGGCGACGGCATCGCGAAGGTCGAGGGTCTGCCCTCGGCCATGGCCAACGAACTGCTGAAGTTCGAGGACGGCACCCTCGGCCTCGCGCTCAACCTGGAAGAGCGCGAGATCGGCGCCATCGTCCTCGGTGAGTTCAGCGGCATCGAGGAGGGTCAGCCGGTCTCCCGTACCGGTGAGGTCCTCTCCGTGGCCGTCGGCGAGGGCTACCTCGGCCGCGTCGTCGACCCGCTCGGCAACCCGATCGACGGCCTCGGCGAGATCGAGACCAGCGGCCGTCGTGCCCTCGAGCTGCAGGCTCCGGGCGTCATGGCCCGTAAGTCGGTGCACGAGCCGATGGAGACCGGCTACAAGGCCGTCGACGCGATGACCCCGATCGGCCGTGGCCAGCGTCAGCTGATCATCGGTGACCGTCAGACCGGCAAGACCGCCCTGGCCGTCGACACGATCATCAACCAGCGTGACAACTGGCGTTCCGGCGACCCGAAGAAGCAGGTCCGCTGCGTCTACGTCGCCATCGGCCAGAAGGGCTCGACCATCGCCTCCGTGCGTGGCGCCCTCGAAGAGGCCGGCGCGCTGGAGTACACGACCATCGTCGCCGCCCCGGCGTCCGACCCGGCCGGCTTCAAGTACCTGGCGCCGTACACCGGTTCGGCCATCGGCCAGCAGTGGATGTACGAGGGCAAGCACGTCCTCATCATCTTCGACGACCTCTCGAAGCAGGCCGACGCCTACCGCGCCGTGTCCCTGCTGCTGCGCCGCCCGCCGGGGCGCGAGGCCTACCCGGGTGACGTCTTCTACCTGCACTCCCGTCTGCTGGAGCGCTGCGCCAAGCTCTCCGACGACATGGGCGCCGGCTCGATGACCGGTCTGCCGATCGTCGAGACCAAGGCCAACGACGTCTCGGCGTTCATCCCGACCAACGTCATCTCCATCACCGACGGCCAGTGCTTCCTGGAGTCGGACCTGTTCAACGCCGGTCAGCGCCCCGCGCTGAACGTCGGTATCTCCGTCTCCCGAGTCGGTGGTTCCGCGCAGCACAAGGCGATGAAGCAGGTCTCGGGTCGTCTGCGCGTGGACCTCGCCCAGTTCCGTGAGCTGGAGGCGTTCGCCGCCTTCGGTTCCGACCTGGACGCCGCGTCGAAGGCGCAGCTGGAGCGCGGCCAGCGCATGGTCGAGCTGCTGAAGCAGGCCCAGTACCAGCCGATGGCGACCGAGGACCAGGTCGTCTCCGTCTGGGCCGGCACCACCGGCAAGATGGACGACGTCCCGGTCAACGACATCCGCCGCTTCGAGAAGGAGCTGCTCGAGTACCTGCACCGCAAGGAGCAGGGCCTCATGACCTCCATCAAGGAGGGCGGCAAGATGTCGGACGACACCCTCACCGCTGTTGCCGACGCGATCGCCGACTTCAAGAAGCAGTTCGAGACCTCGGACGGCAAGCTTCTCGGCGAGGACGCCCCGGCCGCGGCCAAGTGA
- a CDS encoding F0F1 ATP synthase subunit gamma produces the protein MGAQLRVYKRRIRSVTATKKITKAMEMIAASRVIKAQRKVAASTPYATELTRAVTAVGTGSNTKHPLTTQAETVTRSAVLLLTSDRGLAGAFNSNAIKQAERLTERLEREGQEVEIYIVGRRGVAHYNFRERKIAESWSGFTDEPTYADAKKVAGPLIEAIEKDTAEGGVDELHIVFTEFVSMMTQTALDDRLLPLSLEEVAKEAKPQGEILPLYDFEPSAEDVLDALLPRYVESRIYNALLQSAASKHAATRRAMKSATDNAGELITTLSRLANAARQAEITQEISEIVGGSAALADATAGSDR, from the coding sequence ATGGGAGCCCAGCTCCGGGTCTACAAGCGTCGCATCCGATCCGTCACCGCGACCAAGAAGATCACCAAGGCGATGGAGATGATCGCCGCCTCGCGCGTCATCAAGGCGCAGCGCAAGGTGGCGGCCTCCACGCCGTACGCGACCGAGCTCACCCGCGCGGTCACGGCGGTCGGCACCGGCTCGAACACCAAGCACCCGCTGACCACGCAGGCCGAGACGGTCACGCGGTCCGCGGTGCTGCTCCTGACGAGCGACCGCGGTCTCGCGGGCGCCTTCAACTCCAACGCCATCAAGCAGGCGGAGCGGCTCACCGAGCGGCTGGAGCGGGAGGGCCAGGAGGTCGAGATCTACATCGTTGGCCGCCGTGGTGTCGCCCACTACAACTTCCGTGAGCGCAAGATCGCGGAGTCGTGGAGCGGCTTCACCGACGAGCCGACGTACGCGGACGCCAAGAAGGTCGCGGGCCCGCTGATCGAGGCCATCGAGAAGGACACGGCCGAGGGCGGCGTGGACGAGCTCCACATCGTCTTCACCGAGTTCGTCTCGATGATGACGCAGACGGCGCTCGACGACCGTCTGCTGCCGCTCAGCCTCGAAGAGGTGGCCAAGGAGGCGAAGCCGCAGGGCGAGATCCTTCCGCTCTACGACTTCGAGCCCTCGGCGGAGGACGTCCTCGACGCCCTGCTGCCGCGCTACGTGGAGAGCCGTATCTACAACGCGCTGCTCCAGTCGGCCGCCTCCAAGCACGCCGCCACGCGGCGCGCGATGAAGTCGGCCACCGACAACGCGGGAGAGCTCATCACCACGCTCTCCCGACTTGCCAACGCGGCCCGCCAGGCCGAAATCACCCAGGAAATCAGCGAGATCGTCGGTGGCTCCGCAGCCCTGGCCGACGCGACCGCGGGGAGTGACAGGTAA